One part of the Marichromatium purpuratum 984 genome encodes these proteins:
- a CDS encoding fused response regulator/phosphatase, whose translation MDVSTTGAVGDSPREQRGTALIVDDELANCRLLSRMLQREGFRTLEALSGEVALELFVDERPDIVFMDVMMPRLSGLETTTRIKQLSGMDFVPVIFLTALSDEESMTSCIAAGGDDFLSKPFSLGVLKSRIRAMERVRDLHRRLAAQKLALAELLEREHEEQALAERVLSYAVGNRNAEVEHLALLQRPAALFNGDLVLTQRLPDGGLRILLGDFTGHGLAAAFGALPVADIFHTMTRRGADDARVLAAINRKLHQVLPADRFMAAVLISISAAGDALFWWNGGMPSGWLRTCEALIELPSHALPLGIQAEFPMREQHHRVALSPGDRLLLMSDGLLEALDREGRMFIERGLMELLHGWQPGVSLLPALIEALDRHCEQTEQLDDIALLECPLDAATAPVANGQLVRGSSGSWRWSLELRDGQIGNPPSLRAALGPLGLLDGLEAQEGALETVFAELYANALEHGVLGLSSRIKRTADGFEQYYRDRATRLAEGCRGWVRVEVGFSPAERGGQVVISVADSGAGFVLDSEHFTTPDTACPWGRGLTLVRGLCESVSIDAVGSRVEARYRW comes from the coding sequence ATGGATGTATCCACCACCGGTGCCGTCGGCGACAGTCCACGAGAGCAGCGCGGTACCGCGCTGATCGTCGATGACGAGCTGGCCAACTGCCGTCTGCTGTCGCGGATGCTGCAGCGCGAGGGCTTCAGGACGCTTGAGGCGCTCAGTGGCGAGGTGGCCCTCGAGCTGTTCGTCGACGAGCGTCCCGACATCGTCTTCATGGACGTGATGATGCCGAGGCTCAGCGGCCTGGAGACGACGACACGGATCAAGCAGCTCTCGGGGATGGACTTCGTGCCGGTGATCTTCCTCACCGCCTTGAGCGACGAGGAGTCGATGACCAGCTGCATCGCCGCCGGCGGCGACGACTTCCTCTCCAAGCCCTTCAGCCTCGGGGTGCTCAAGTCGCGGATCCGGGCGATGGAGCGGGTGCGTGATCTGCACCGGCGTCTGGCGGCGCAGAAACTCGCCCTCGCCGAGTTGCTCGAGCGCGAGCACGAGGAGCAGGCGCTCGCCGAGCGGGTGCTGAGTTATGCCGTCGGCAATCGCAACGCCGAGGTCGAGCATCTGGCGCTGCTGCAGCGCCCGGCGGCGCTGTTCAACGGTGATCTGGTGCTCACCCAGCGCCTGCCCGACGGCGGGCTGCGCATCCTGCTCGGGGACTTCACCGGCCATGGTCTGGCCGCCGCCTTCGGCGCCCTGCCGGTGGCCGATATCTTCCATACCATGACCCGGCGCGGCGCCGATGACGCCCGGGTGCTCGCGGCGATCAACCGCAAGCTCCACCAGGTGTTGCCGGCCGATCGCTTCATGGCCGCGGTGCTGATCTCGATCTCGGCTGCGGGCGATGCCCTGTTTTGGTGGAACGGCGGCATGCCGAGCGGTTGGCTGCGCACCTGCGAGGCGCTGATCGAGCTTCCCTCGCACGCCTTGCCACTGGGTATCCAGGCCGAGTTCCCGATGCGCGAGCAGCACCACCGGGTGGCGCTCTCGCCCGGCGATCGGCTGCTGCTGATGAGCGACGGGCTGCTCGAGGCGCTCGATCGCGAGGGGCGGATGTTCATCGAGCGTGGCCTGATGGAACTGCTGCACGGCTGGCAACCCGGCGTGTCCCTGCTGCCGGCGCTGATCGAGGCGCTCGATCGTCACTGCGAGCAGACCGAGCAGCTCGACGACATCGCCCTGCTCGAGTGCCCGCTCGATGCCGCCACCGCGCCGGTCGCCAACGGCCAGCTGGTGCGCGGCAGCAGTGGCAGCTGGCGTTGGTCGCTGGAGCTGCGCGATGGCCAGATCGGCAACCCGCCCTCGTTGCGCGCCGCGCTCGGCCCGCTGGGTCTGCTCGATGGACTCGAGGCCCAGGAAGGCGCGCTCGAGACGGTATTCGCCGAACTCTATGCCAACGCCCTCGAGCATGGCGTACTGGGACTCTCGTCGCGGATAAAACGGACCGCCGATGGCTTCGAGCAGTATTACCGCGATCGCGCCACCCGGCTGGCCGAGGGCTGTCGCGGCTGGGTGCGGGTCGAGGTTGGCTTCAGTCCGGCAGAGCGCGGCGGTCAGGTGGTGATCTCGGTTGCCGACAGTGGTGCGGGTTTCGTGCTCGATTCCGAGCATTTCACCACTCCGGATACCGCTTGCCCCTGGGGGCGTGGTCTGACTCTGGTGCGCGGACTGTGCGAGTCGGTCAGCATCGATGCCGTCGGCTCGCGGGTCGAGGCTCGCTATCGCTGGTAG
- a CDS encoding STAS domain-containing protein, whose product MSVKRQVDETHSEVTISIEGRFDFSLHKVFRDAYRDFSSTSMRFVVDLNDASYLDSSALGMLLLLREHAGGERAQVRIINAQGDVMRVLKIANFDRLFAFD is encoded by the coding sequence ATGTCTGTCAAACGTCAAGTCGATGAAACCCACTCCGAGGTCACCATCAGTATCGAGGGTCGCTTCGACTTCTCGCTGCACAAGGTCTTTCGCGATGCCTATCGCGATTTCTCGTCGACCAGCATGCGTTTCGTGGTCGATCTGAACGATGCGAGCTATCTCGACAGCTCGGCGCTGGGGATGTTGCTGCTGCTGCGCGAGCACGCCGGCGGCGAGCGCGCCCAGGTCCGCATCATCAACGCCCAGGGTGATGTGATGCGGGTGCTCAAGATCGCCAACTTCGATCGTCTGTTCGCCTTCGACTGA
- a CDS encoding protein-glutamate methylesterase/protein-glutamine glutaminase: MGRPIRVLVIDDSALVRKLLSELLAAAPDIDVVGTAQDPYVARERIKALDPDVLTLDVEMPRMDGLTFLRNLMRLHPMPVVMVSSLTERGAEVTLQALELGAVDFVCKPALDLSGRLQDYADELIAKIRVAARVHVRARPRTLSTGVVAPPPPSRPRHYRTTDRIIAIGASTGGTEAIHQVLMRLPPDAPGVAIVQHIPPGFSAAFAERMNRQTGLVVKEAAEGDRMMPGHVYIAPGDRHLQLARDGARYVCRINDQSPVNLHRPSVDVLFDSVARAAGTNACAALLTGMGADGAAGLKRLHELGVYTVAQDEASSVVWGMPGEAVKRGAASAVLPLPSIADALLKAARGRAPGGRSH; encoded by the coding sequence GTGGGTAGACCGATTCGTGTCTTGGTGATCGATGATTCGGCGCTGGTGCGCAAGCTGCTCTCCGAGCTGCTCGCTGCCGCCCCCGACATCGATGTGGTGGGGACCGCACAGGACCCCTATGTCGCGCGCGAGCGCATCAAGGCGCTCGATCCCGATGTGCTGACGCTCGATGTCGAGATGCCGCGCATGGATGGCCTGACCTTCCTGCGCAACCTCATGCGGCTGCACCCGATGCCGGTGGTGATGGTCTCCTCGCTGACCGAGCGTGGTGCCGAGGTCACCCTCCAGGCGCTCGAACTCGGTGCCGTCGACTTCGTGTGCAAGCCCGCGCTCGATCTGAGCGGGCGGCTGCAGGATTATGCCGACGAGTTGATCGCCAAGATCCGGGTAGCCGCCCGGGTACACGTCCGCGCTCGGCCCCGGACGTTGTCGACAGGGGTGGTCGCGCCGCCGCCGCCGTCGCGGCCACGCCATTATCGCACCACGGATCGGATCATCGCGATCGGTGCCTCGACTGGCGGCACCGAGGCGATCCACCAGGTGCTGATGCGGTTGCCGCCGGATGCGCCTGGTGTCGCCATCGTCCAGCACATCCCGCCGGGCTTCAGCGCCGCTTTCGCCGAGCGGATGAATCGCCAGACCGGGCTGGTGGTCAAGGAGGCCGCTGAGGGCGACCGGATGATGCCGGGACACGTCTATATCGCCCCTGGCGATCGCCACCTGCAGCTTGCCCGCGATGGCGCGCGCTATGTCTGCCGGATCAATGATCAGTCGCCGGTCAATCTCCACCGTCCGAGCGTCGACGTGCTGTTCGACTCGGTCGCCCGCGCCGCCGGCACCAATGCCTGCGCCGCGCTGCTCACCGGCATGGGCGCCGATGGCGCCGCCGGGCTCAAGCGGCTGCACGAACTCGGGGTCTATACTGTCGCGCAGGATGAGGCCTCCAGCGTGGTCTGGGGCATGCCCGGCGAGGCGGTCAAGCGCGGCGCGGCGAGCGCGGTGCTGCCGTTGCCGTCGATCGCCGATGCCCTGCTCAAGGCCGCGCGGGGGAGGGCGCCGGGGGGGCGCTCACACTGA
- a CDS encoding methyl-accepting chemotaxis protein gives MSKLKPYWPPLALGLAVLLQQVLLPGLIPPWLGTLLLALGWVGTLWRPLHPLRGLAPAPLEPALEHARADRELWELVREIDALIVPEMAELRELIGQVDGLVEQASSDLQASFQGLSDTSKTQQDLVMRLVQGMSGGEDDAAAEVAHIDMNVFLEENSRLLEENVARLIDMGKHSVQVVHQIEDLSAQIDGIFTGLDGATKIARQTNLLALNAAIEAARAGEFGRGFSVVAQEVRKLSMDSAAFTEQIRGQVEQTQGFFADTHAIVARMASQDMNASITAKGAMDDMIEQVQLLNQNVSSGLEQLTTIVERIQASVADAVRLLQFQDIAHQVMMRAQGRIDFMERFAAELRQLPLIEPSSSGDELIAARARLEQLRGELEQAAHRSVTQQSMDEGEIELF, from the coding sequence ATGTCGAAGTTGAAGCCGTATTGGCCACCGCTCGCGCTCGGCCTGGCCGTGCTGCTGCAACAGGTGCTGCTGCCAGGATTGATCCCGCCCTGGCTGGGCACGTTGCTCCTAGCGTTGGGGTGGGTCGGTACGCTGTGGCGGCCGCTGCATCCGCTGCGAGGACTGGCGCCCGCGCCGTTGGAGCCTGCGCTGGAACATGCCCGAGCCGATCGCGAGCTGTGGGAGCTGGTGCGCGAGATCGACGCACTGATCGTCCCCGAGATGGCCGAGCTGCGCGAACTCATCGGTCAGGTCGATGGGCTGGTCGAGCAGGCGTCGAGCGATCTGCAGGCAAGCTTCCAGGGGCTTTCGGACACCTCCAAGACTCAGCAGGATCTGGTGATGCGTCTGGTGCAGGGGATGTCCGGTGGCGAGGACGATGCCGCCGCCGAGGTGGCGCACATCGACATGAACGTCTTTCTCGAGGAGAACAGCAGGCTGCTCGAGGAGAACGTCGCCCGGCTGATCGACATGGGCAAGCACAGCGTCCAGGTGGTCCATCAGATCGAGGATCTCTCGGCGCAGATCGACGGCATCTTCACCGGACTCGACGGCGCCACCAAGATCGCCCGGCAGACCAATCTGCTGGCGCTCAACGCGGCGATCGAGGCGGCGCGCGCCGGTGAGTTCGGCCGCGGTTTCTCGGTAGTGGCCCAGGAGGTGCGCAAGCTGTCGATGGACTCGGCGGCCTTCACCGAGCAGATCCGTGGTCAGGTCGAGCAGACCCAGGGCTTCTTCGCCGACACCCATGCCATCGTCGCGCGCATGGCCTCGCAGGACATGAACGCCTCGATCACCGCCAAGGGTGCGATGGACGACATGATCGAGCAGGTGCAGCTCCTCAACCAGAATGTCTCGTCCGGTCTCGAGCAGCTCACCACGATCGTCGAACGCATCCAGGCCAGTGTCGCCGATGCGGTGCGACTGCTGCAGTTCCAGGACATCGCCCATCAGGTGATGATGCGCGCCCAGGGGCGCATCGACTTCATGGAGCGCTTCGCCGCCGAGCTGCGCCAGTTGCCGTTGATCGAACCCTCGAGTTCCGGGGACGAGCTGATCGCGGCGCGCGCGCGGCTCGAGCAACTGCGTGGCGAACTCGAGCAGGCCGCGCATCGCTCGGTCACCCAGCAGTCGATGGATGAAGGCGAGATCGAGCTGTTCTGA
- the cheD gene encoding chemoreceptor glutamine deamidase CheD — MNGGFEEVLAPNLYYDRHFDMDAVKILPGEYYVSNRDLLMVTVLGSCIGACVRDRVSGIGGINHFMLPDDKREEDEQFGRSMRYGDYAMEMLINQLLKLGARRHNLEAKVFGGGNVLPGFKSNMVGERNANFVIDYLDTEGIPLVARDLLGNYPRKIYFFASSGKVLVKRLRSLHNDTIIERELTYRQRLRQSKVEGEVELFS, encoded by the coding sequence ATGAACGGCGGTTTCGAGGAGGTCCTCGCCCCCAATCTCTACTACGACCGGCATTTCGACATGGATGCCGTGAAGATCCTGCCGGGCGAGTACTATGTCTCCAATCGTGACCTGTTGATGGTGACCGTGCTCGGCTCCTGTATCGGCGCCTGCGTGCGCGATCGGGTCAGCGGGATCGGCGGGATCAATCATTTCATGCTGCCCGATGACAAGCGCGAGGAGGACGAGCAGTTCGGTCGCTCGATGCGCTATGGCGACTATGCGATGGAGATGCTCATCAACCAACTGCTGAAGCTCGGCGCGCGTCGCCACAATCTCGAGGCCAAGGTGTTCGGCGGCGGCAATGTGTTACCGGGTTTCAAGAGCAACATGGTCGGGGAGCGCAATGCCAACTTCGTGATCGACTATCTCGACACCGAAGGGATACCCTTGGTCGCACGCGACCTGCTCGGTAACTACCCTCGCAAGATCTATTTCTTCGCCTCGTCCGGCAAGGTCTTGGTCAAGCGGCTGCGCAGCCTGCACAACGACACCATCATCGAGCGCGAACTGACCTACCGGCAGCGGCTGCGTCAATCCAAGGTCGAGGGCGAAGTGGAGCTGTTTTCCTGA
- a CDS encoding CheR family methyltransferase, whose product MHEREFPFTSHDFERIRKLIYTYAGISLHAGKTDMVYSRITRRLRATGLRSFEDYLERLVSDAEEWQHFVNSLTTNLTSFFRESHHFPILAEHVQTLHAQTRRPLKLWSAACSTGEEPYSMAMTMIDTFGSWSPPVRILATDLDTNVLAQAQAGVYSAERVERLPRDLVRRFFQRGRGANAGMVRVNPAVRALVRFRPFNLLQTQWPMQGPFAAVFCRNVLIYFDKPTQYRLMQRLHPLLYPQGLLFVGHSESLLHAADLFRPRGQTVCIPVARPSARTR is encoded by the coding sequence ATGCACGAGCGCGAGTTCCCCTTCACCAGTCATGATTTCGAGCGGATTCGGAAGCTGATCTATACCTATGCCGGCATCTCGCTGCACGCCGGCAAGACTGACATGGTCTACAGTCGGATCACCCGGCGCCTGCGGGCCACCGGGCTGCGCTCGTTCGAGGACTATCTCGAGCGCCTGGTGAGCGATGCCGAGGAATGGCAGCACTTCGTCAACTCGCTGACCACCAATCTCACCTCGTTCTTTCGTGAGTCGCACCACTTCCCGATCCTCGCCGAGCATGTGCAGACGCTGCATGCGCAGACGCGCCGACCGCTGAAGTTGTGGTCGGCGGCCTGCTCCACCGGCGAGGAGCCCTATTCGATGGCGATGACCATGATCGACACCTTCGGCAGCTGGTCGCCCCCGGTGCGCATCCTTGCCACCGATCTCGACACCAATGTGCTCGCGCAGGCGCAGGCCGGGGTTTACTCGGCCGAGCGAGTCGAGCGGCTACCGCGTGATCTGGTGAGACGCTTCTTCCAGCGCGGGCGCGGCGCCAACGCCGGGATGGTGCGGGTGAACCCGGCGGTGCGCGCGCTGGTGCGCTTCAGGCCGTTCAATCTGCTCCAGACCCAATGGCCGATGCAAGGCCCCTTCGCGGCGGTGTTCTGTCGAAATGTGCTGATTTATTTCGACAAGCCGACCCAATATCGATTGATGCAGCGGCTCCACCCGTTGCTCTACCCGCAGGGGTTGCTGTTCGTCGGTCACTCGGAGAGCCTGTTGCACGCGGCTGATCTGTTTCGCCCCCGGGGGCAGACCGTGTGCATCCCCGTTGCGCGACCATCAGCACGTACGAGGTGA
- a CDS encoding methyl-accepting chemotaxis protein: MGNLKVATRLGLGFGIVLVLLGVVGFIGISKIYGIDRNIDTITDDLFPKTVYANNVIDGVNAVARSVRNILIDNDRVLMQREMDAIAQHGREITKNLDQLESMIQSPEGIRRLEATRDTRAAYLDAQSRLMGLLRNGQREAAKALLETEIEDVQEEYLRAISSLISFQTDLMREAGDEAQHNVDSATTQVLLLCVIALVVGIGVGFWIVRGLMRQLGGEPGYAASMVRVIAAGDLSQEIHTKPEDQGSLLLSLKQMQETLKTLVGEIAQVVEAAAVGDFSKRIDLTDKQGFGKDIGVNINQLSDTTETGLNDITRVADALAAGDLSQSITRDYPGLFGRTKAGVNGSVTSMTNVVNEIRSIVDAANQGDFSVRLDLAGKQGFAQEIGQLLNQLSDTTEVGLQDVMRVSKALAEGDLTQSITKDYPGLFGETKDGVNTTVANLQQLVLRIKESVDTISTASNEIATGNQDLSQRTEEQASSLEETASSMEELTSTVKQNADNARQANQLSVTSSEVAVKGGTVVQASVETMAAISESSKKIADIIGVIDGIAFQTNILALNAAVEAARAGEQGRGFAVVAAEVRNLAQRSANAAKEIKTLITDSVEKVDSGTAQVNEAGERMEEIVTSIKRVTDIMAEISAASDEQSTGIEQINQAVTQMDDVTQQNAALVEEAAAAAESLEEQARALAKVVSVFKVDQGLVGQGMAPRPVAAVPSTRPGSARPAAKRPLTPAKPKKVVAPPAGDDGDWEEF, encoded by the coding sequence ATGGGGAATTTGAAGGTCGCGACACGCTTGGGACTGGGCTTCGGCATCGTGCTGGTGCTGCTGGGTGTGGTCGGGTTCATTGGCATCAGCAAGATCTACGGCATCGATCGCAACATCGACACCATCACCGATGACCTGTTCCCGAAGACGGTCTATGCCAACAACGTTATCGATGGTGTCAATGCGGTGGCCCGCTCGGTGCGCAATATCTTGATCGACAACGATCGGGTGTTGATGCAGCGCGAGATGGATGCGATCGCGCAGCACGGGCGCGAGATCACCAAGAACCTCGATCAGCTCGAGTCGATGATCCAGTCGCCGGAGGGCATCCGCCGACTAGAGGCGACCCGTGACACCCGCGCGGCCTATCTCGACGCCCAGTCGCGACTGATGGGCCTGCTGCGCAACGGTCAGCGCGAGGCGGCCAAGGCGCTGCTCGAGACCGAGATCGAGGACGTCCAGGAAGAGTATCTGCGGGCGATCTCCTCGCTGATCAGCTTCCAGACCGACCTGATGCGCGAGGCCGGCGACGAGGCCCAGCACAATGTCGACTCGGCCACCACCCAAGTGCTGCTGCTGTGCGTGATCGCCCTGGTGGTGGGAATTGGCGTCGGCTTCTGGATCGTGCGCGGGTTGATGCGCCAGCTCGGTGGCGAGCCCGGTTACGCCGCCTCCATGGTTCGGGTGATCGCCGCCGGCGATCTGTCGCAGGAGATCCATACCAAGCCCGAAGACCAGGGCAGTCTGCTGCTCTCGCTCAAACAGATGCAGGAGACGCTGAAGACCTTGGTCGGCGAGATCGCGCAGGTGGTCGAGGCGGCCGCCGTGGGCGACTTCTCCAAGCGCATCGATCTCACCGACAAGCAGGGCTTCGGCAAGGACATCGGGGTCAACATCAACCAGCTCTCCGATACCACCGAGACCGGTCTCAACGACATCACCCGGGTGGCCGACGCGCTCGCTGCCGGCGACCTGTCGCAGTCGATCACCCGTGACTACCCGGGGCTGTTCGGTCGCACCAAGGCTGGGGTCAACGGCTCGGTGACCTCGATGACCAATGTCGTCAACGAGATCCGCAGCATCGTCGATGCCGCCAACCAGGGCGACTTCAGCGTGCGTCTCGATCTTGCCGGCAAGCAGGGTTTCGCCCAGGAGATCGGGCAGCTGCTCAATCAACTCTCCGACACCACCGAGGTCGGTCTCCAGGACGTGATGCGGGTCTCCAAGGCGCTCGCCGAGGGCGATCTCACCCAGAGCATCACCAAGGACTACCCCGGGCTGTTCGGTGAGACCAAGGACGGGGTCAACACCACGGTGGCCAACCTGCAGCAGCTGGTGCTGCGTATCAAGGAGTCGGTCGACACCATCAGTACCGCTTCCAACGAGATCGCCACCGGCAACCAGGACCTCAGCCAGCGCACCGAGGAGCAGGCCAGCTCGCTGGAGGAGACCGCAAGCTCGATGGAGGAGCTCACCAGCACGGTCAAGCAGAATGCCGACAACGCCCGTCAGGCCAACCAGCTCTCGGTGACCTCCTCCGAGGTTGCGGTCAAGGGGGGGACCGTGGTGCAGGCCTCGGTCGAGACCATGGCGGCGATCTCCGAGTCGAGCAAGAAGATCGCCGACATCATCGGGGTGATCGACGGCATCGCCTTCCAGACCAACATCCTCGCGCTCAACGCCGCAGTCGAGGCCGCGCGCGCCGGCGAGCAGGGGCGTGGCTTCGCGGTGGTCGCCGCCGAGGTGCGCAACCTCGCCCAGCGCTCGGCCAACGCCGCCAAGGAGATCAAGACGCTGATCACCGACAGCGTCGAGAAGGTCGACTCGGGCACCGCCCAGGTCAACGAGGCCGGCGAGCGGATGGAGGAGATCGTCACCTCGATCAAGCGCGTCACCGACATCATGGCCGAGATCTCCGCCGCCTCCGACGAGCAGTCGACCGGCATCGAGCAGATCAACCAGGCGGTCACCCAGATGGACGACGTCACCCAGCAGAACGCCGCGCTGGTCGAGGAGGCCGCGGCCGCGGCCGAGTCGCTCGAGGAGCAGGCGCGTGCCCTGGCCAAGGTGGTCTCGGTGTTCAAGGTCGATCAGGGACTGGTCGGGCAGGGCATGGCGCCGCGTCCCGTCGCCGCCGTCCCGAGCACGCGCCCGGGAAGTGCGCGGCCGGCGGCCAAACGGCCGCTCACGCCAGCCAAGCCGAAGAAGGTGGTCGCGCCTCCCGCCGGTGACGACGGCGACTGGGAGGAGTTCTGA
- a CDS encoding chemotaxis protein CheW, with translation MNEDSQDSTTVNSEDSREYLTFTLGDEEYGIDILNVQEIRGYDTVTKIANSPHFIKGVINMRGVIVPIIDMRLKFDLGEVEYNQFTVVIILNITGRVVGMVVDGVSDVIALRQDQIRPAPEFGAVLDTAYIDGLATLEERMVIMVNIERLMNSEEMGLVDQARASAE, from the coding sequence ATGAACGAAGACTCTCAGGATTCGACCACCGTCAACAGCGAGGACTCGCGCGAGTATCTCACCTTCACCCTGGGCGACGAGGAATACGGCATCGACATCCTCAACGTGCAGGAGATCCGCGGCTACGACACCGTCACCAAGATCGCCAACTCGCCGCACTTCATCAAGGGCGTGATCAACATGCGCGGGGTGATCGTGCCGATCATCGACATGCGCCTGAAGTTCGACCTCGGCGAGGTCGAGTACAACCAGTTCACCGTGGTGATCATCCTCAACATCACCGGACGCGTGGTCGGCATGGTGGTCGACGGCGTCTCCGACGTCATCGCGCTGCGCCAGGATCAGATCCGCCCGGCGCCGGAGTTCGGTGCGGTGCTCGATACCGCCTATATCGACGGGCTCGCCACCCTCGAGGAACGCATGGTGATCATGGTCAATATCGAGCGGCTGATGAACAGCGAGGAAATGGGGCTGGTCGATCAGGCACGCGCGAGTGCCGAGTGA
- a CDS encoding chemotaxis protein CheA: MTIDMTRFYQVFFDEAGEHLAEMETLLLELDIGAPDPEVLNAIFRAAHSIKGGAGTFGFQDVARVTHILETLLDRLRKHELAPTVEMIDATLQAGDLLKAQLAAHQRGEEFEDPQIAEVCERLEQLSQGGTIEPPPEPIAGFADPRPCWRLVFAAELLGGSGDEREAGLAAALAELGELERHVPADAPADRLTWRLCTEAEREAIVEIFDFLCDPEEVEIIPEATVEEDEGFGFFEDAPGSERGADQELDGFGLFGGSPGMEQVAETAGRARDERQQGFGFFDSAPGVPEAAETAAAAAAPVAGGEPPRQAPAGARRQPQGESSIRVSVEKVDQLINLVGELVITHAMLAESASALDPVAQERIFDGLANLERNSRDLQQAVMSIRMMPISFVFNRFPRVVRDTASALDKKVTLKLIGEDTELDKGLIERLADPLNHLVRNSIDHGIETAQQRLEQGKPETGEIVLAASHRGGNVVVEVSDDGAGLDRDRLLAKAVERGVALPDNPSDKEVWQLIFAPGFSTAKAVTDISGRGVGMDVVRRNIEAMNGRVEIDSEPGRGTRITIRLPLTLAILDGMSVRVCNETFILPLTVIRESIRPQAGQCKTLAGKGNVVHVGEEYLPLVALHQIFGLSPQQVAAEETILVIIESNEGRAALQVDELLAQHQVVIKSLETNYRKVEGISGATIMGDGRVAMILDVDALVRLSRKTS; this comes from the coding sequence ATGACCATCGATATGACCCGTTTCTATCAAGTCTTCTTCGACGAGGCCGGCGAACACCTGGCCGAGATGGAGACCTTGCTGCTGGAGCTGGATATCGGGGCCCCCGACCCGGAGGTGCTCAACGCCATCTTCCGGGCCGCCCACTCGATCAAGGGCGGGGCGGGGACCTTTGGCTTTCAGGACGTCGCCCGGGTGACGCACATCCTCGAGACCCTGCTCGATCGTCTGCGCAAGCACGAGCTGGCGCCGACGGTGGAGATGATCGACGCCACCCTCCAGGCCGGGGATCTGCTCAAGGCCCAGCTCGCCGCCCATCAGCGCGGCGAGGAGTTTGAGGATCCGCAGATCGCCGAGGTCTGCGAGCGGCTCGAGCAGCTATCCCAGGGCGGCACGATCGAGCCCCCCCCCGAGCCGATCGCCGGATTCGCCGATCCGCGCCCCTGCTGGCGCCTGGTGTTCGCCGCCGAGCTGCTCGGCGGGAGTGGCGACGAGCGCGAGGCCGGGCTGGCCGCCGCGCTCGCCGAACTCGGCGAACTCGAGCGCCATGTCCCCGCCGATGCCCCGGCCGATCGCCTGACCTGGCGGTTGTGCACCGAGGCCGAGCGCGAGGCCATCGTCGAGATCTTCGACTTTCTCTGCGATCCCGAGGAGGTCGAGATCATTCCTGAGGCGACGGTCGAGGAAGACGAGGGCTTCGGGTTCTTCGAGGACGCGCCAGGGAGCGAGCGCGGCGCCGATCAGGAACTCGACGGTTTCGGTCTGTTCGGCGGCAGTCCGGGGATGGAGCAGGTCGCCGAGACCGCCGGTCGGGCACGCGACGAGCGGCAACAGGGCTTCGGTTTCTTCGACTCGGCCCCCGGGGTCCCCGAAGCGGCGGAAACCGCCGCCGCTGCCGCGGCGCCCGTCGCCGGCGGTGAGCCGCCGCGCCAGGCGCCGGCTGGCGCGCGACGTCAGCCCCAGGGCGAGTCCTCGATCCGGGTCAGCGTCGAGAAGGTCGACCAGCTGATCAACCTGGTCGGCGAGCTGGTCATCACCCACGCGATGCTCGCCGAGTCGGCCTCGGCGCTCGACCCGGTCGCCCAGGAGCGCATTTTCGACGGCCTGGCCAACCTCGAGCGCAACTCGCGCGATCTGCAGCAGGCGGTGATGTCGATCCGCATGATGCCGATCAGCTTCGTCTTCAATCGCTTCCCCCGGGTGGTACGCGACACTGCTTCCGCACTCGACAAGAAGGTTACGTTGAAGCTCATCGGCGAGGACACCGAACTCGACAAGGGGCTGATCGAGCGACTCGCCGATCCTCTCAATCATCTGGTTCGCAACAGCATCGATCACGGCATCGAGACCGCCCAGCAGCGCCTCGAGCAGGGCAAGCCCGAGACCGGTGAGATCGTGCTCGCGGCCAGTCATCGCGGCGGCAACGTGGTCGTCGAGGTCAGCGACGACGGTGCCGGGCTCGATCGTGATCGACTGCTCGCCAAGGCCGTCGAGCGTGGCGTGGCGCTCCCCGACAACCCCTCCGACAAGGAGGTTTGGCAGCTGATCTTCGCCCCCGGCTTCTCGACGGCGAAGGCGGTCACCGACATCTCCGGTCGTGGTGTCGGGATGGATGTGGTGCGCCGTAACATCGAGGCGATGAACGGTCGTGTCGAGATCGACTCCGAGCCGGGGCGCGGCACGCGCATCACCATCCGCCTGCCGCTGACCCTGGCGATCCTCGATGGCATGTCGGTGCGGGTCTGCAACGAGACCTTCATCCTCCCGCTGACGGTGATCCGCGAGTCCATCCGGCCCCAGGCGGGACAATGCAAGACCCTGGCCGGAAAGGGCAACGTGGTGCACGTCGGCGAGGAATATCTACCGCTCGTCGCCCTGCACCAGATCTTCGGGCTGAGCCCTCAGCAGGTCGCCGCCGAGGAGACCATCCTGGTGATCATCGAGTCCAACGAGGGGCGCGCCGCGCTGCAGGTCGACGAGCTGCTTGCTCAGCACCAGGTCGTGATCAAGAGCCTGGAGACCAACTATCGCAAGGTCGAGGGGATCTCCGGGGCGACCATCATGGGCGATGGGCGAGTCGCCATGATCCTCGACGTCGACGCCCTGGTCCGGCTCAGTCGCAAGACGTCCTGA